The proteins below are encoded in one region of Rana temporaria chromosome 2, aRanTem1.1, whole genome shotgun sequence:
- the LOC120929286 gene encoding keratin, type II cytoskeletal cochleal-like, whose protein sequence is MLETKWSILQDQNTARSQIEPLFEAFIGNLRRQLENLECERARLDAERNSMEGTVEEIRRRYEDEINRRTGAEKEFVSLKRDVDAAFMTKAELQAKADSLSDEISFLRTLYDAEINQLQAQISDTSVLVSMDNSRDLDINGIIAEVRAQYEEIANRSRAEAEAMYQSRFEDLRMAAGRNGNDLQNSQNEIADLNRRIQKLKSEIECAKSQRAAIEAAIREAEESGEAAVRDAKQKLSELEAALQKAKQDMARQLREYQELMNVKLALDIEIATYKKMLEGEEHRISAEGHVNISVLHSSCGGKHHSSGKSHEASGHHHQHHHHHKGGFSSRSHVPISKHHSSHRHHC, encoded by the exons ATGCTGGAGACCAAATGGTCTATTCTACAAGATCAGAACACAGCAAGATCTCAGATTGAACCTTTGTTTGAGGCTTTTATTGGCAACCTCAGAAGACAGCTGGAGAATCTGGAATGTGAGAGAGCTCGCCTGGATGCAGAGAGGAACAGCATGGAGGGGACTGTAGAAGAAATAAGGAGAAG ATATGAAGATGAAATCAACAGAAGAACAGGTGCCGAGAAAGAGTTTGTTTCTCTGAAGAGG GATGTTGATGCTGCTTTCATgactaaagctgaacttcaggctaAGGCTGACTCCCTGAGCGATGAGATCAGCTTTCTTAGGACCCTGTATGATGCG GAAATCAATCAACTCCAAGCTCAGATTTCAGACACCTCAGTTCTTGTGTCCATGGACAACAGCCGAGACCTAGACATCAATGGTATCATCGCTGAGGTCAGAGCTCAATATGAAGAGATTGCTAACAGAAGTAGAGCCGAGGCTGAAGCCATGTACCAATCCAGG TTTGAAGATCTGCGAATGGCAGCTGGAAGAAATGGAAATGATCTACAGAACAGCCAAAATGAGATTGCGGATCTCAATCGGAGAATTCAGAAACTTAAAAGTGAAATTGAATGTGCCAAATCACAG CGTGCTGCAATTGAAGCTGCCATCAGGGAAGCTGAGGAAAGTGGTGAAGCTGCTGTCAGGGATGCCAAGCAAAAATTGTCTGAATTGGAAGCTGCCCTACAGAAGGCCAAACAGGACATGGCTCGCCAACTAAGAGAATACCAGGAACTGATGAATGTTAAACTGGCTCTGGATATTGAGATTGCCACATATAAGAAAATGCTGGAAGGAGAAGAGCACAG GATAAGTGCAGAGGGACATGTAAACATTT CTGTCCTGCACTCCAGTTGTGGAGGAAAACACCATTCTTCAGGAAAGTCCCATGAAGCTAGTggccaccaccaccagcaccaccatCATCATAAGGGAGGGTTCAGCTCCAGAAGCCATGTCCCCATAAGCAAGCATCACTCCAGCCATAGACATCACTGCTAA